A stretch of Desulfarculaceae bacterium DNA encodes these proteins:
- a CDS encoding molybdopterin-dependent oxidoreductase: MLKRTLTINGQPKTVVAYADESLANVIREGLGLTGTKVGCGEGQCGACNVILDGKLVRSCVTKMSKVPDGASVLTIEGVGTPSHPHALQVAWMVHGGAQCGFCTPGFIVSAKALLESNPDPSREDIRSWFQVHRNACRCTGYKQLVDSVMDAAKVLNGKMTLKELSYKLPEDGRIWGGKYPRPSALAKVTGTLDYGADLGLKMPANTLHLALVQADVSHANILSVDTSEAETMPGVEKVITAKDIKGKNRITGLITFPTNLGDGWDRPILCDEKVYQYGDAIAIVCAHSPAQAEAAAEKVKVELEKLPAYMSAPEAMAEDAMEIHPGTPNIYYIQKIAKGEDTGPIFDGAAAVVEDDFYVGRQPHMPIEPDVGFAFLNKEGKLYIHSKSIGLHLHAAMIAEGMGVDLANLVMVQNPAGGTFGYKFSPTMEALVGAACLATGQPVFLRYDYYQQMTYTGKRSPFFMNLRLAADNDGKLLGLETDWSVDHGPYSEFGDLLTLRGAQFMGAGYDIPAIRGEGRTVCTNHAWGSAFRGYGSPQSEFASEVLMDELAEKLGMDPLELRYKNVYRPGSTTPTGQDPEVYSLPEMIDLIRPKYEAAKAKAEAESTPEVKRGVGVSVGVYGCGLDGPDASEVQVELNQDGSVTVYSCWQDHGQGADMGALGTAHEALRPLGLSPEQIHLVMNDTALAPNSGPSGGSRSQVMTGMAIKVGCELLLEAMKKEDGTYRSFDEMMGDGIPVKYDGKWTAPASNCDENGQGDPFSVYMYGVFLAEVAVEVATGKTTVEKMTLVADIGKVNNRLVTDGQIYGGLAQGVGLALTEDFEDIQKHSTMVGAGFPYAKMIPDDMEIIYVETPRPAGPFGAAGVGELPLTCPHAAIINAIYNACGARVTKLPARPEKVLAAMPA, from the coding sequence ATGCTTAAAAGAACTCTGACGATCAACGGCCAGCCCAAGACCGTGGTGGCTTACGCCGACGAGTCCTTGGCCAACGTGATCAGGGAAGGCCTGGGCCTCACCGGCACCAAGGTCGGCTGCGGCGAAGGCCAGTGCGGCGCCTGCAACGTGATCCTGGACGGCAAGCTGGTGCGCTCCTGCGTCACCAAAATGTCCAAGGTTCCCGACGGCGCTTCCGTCCTTACCATCGAAGGCGTGGGTACGCCCAGCCATCCCCATGCCCTACAAGTGGCCTGGATGGTGCACGGCGGCGCCCAGTGCGGCTTCTGCACCCCGGGCTTCATCGTTTCGGCCAAGGCCCTGCTGGAAAGCAACCCAGACCCGAGCCGCGAGGACATCCGCTCCTGGTTCCAGGTGCACCGCAACGCCTGCCGCTGCACCGGCTACAAGCAGCTGGTGGATTCGGTGATGGACGCGGCCAAAGTCTTGAACGGCAAGATGACCCTCAAGGAGCTGTCCTACAAGCTGCCCGAGGACGGCCGCATCTGGGGCGGGAAATACCCCCGCCCCTCGGCCCTGGCCAAGGTGACCGGCACCCTGGACTACGGCGCGGACCTGGGCCTGAAGATGCCGGCCAACACCCTGCACCTGGCCCTGGTGCAGGCAGATGTGTCCCACGCCAACATCCTTTCGGTGGACACCAGCGAGGCCGAGACCATGCCCGGGGTGGAAAAGGTCATCACCGCCAAGGACATCAAGGGCAAGAACCGCATCACCGGCCTGATCACCTTCCCCACCAACCTGGGCGACGGCTGGGACCGGCCCATTCTCTGCGACGAGAAGGTCTATCAATACGGCGACGCCATCGCCATCGTCTGCGCCCATTCCCCGGCCCAGGCCGAGGCGGCGGCGGAAAAGGTGAAGGTGGAGCTGGAGAAGCTGCCCGCCTACATGAGCGCGCCCGAGGCCATGGCCGAGGACGCCATGGAGATCCACCCCGGCACCCCCAACATCTACTACATCCAGAAGATCGCCAAGGGCGAGGACACCGGGCCCATCTTCGACGGCGCGGCCGCGGTGGTGGAAGACGACTTCTACGTGGGCCGCCAGCCCCACATGCCCATCGAGCCGGACGTGGGCTTCGCCTTCCTCAACAAAGAGGGCAAGCTCTACATTCACTCCAAGTCCATCGGCCTGCATCTGCACGCGGCCATGATCGCCGAAGGCATGGGGGTGGACCTGGCCAACCTGGTGATGGTGCAAAACCCGGCCGGCGGCACCTTTGGCTACAAGTTCAGCCCCACCATGGAGGCCCTGGTGGGCGCGGCCTGTCTGGCCACCGGCCAGCCGGTGTTCCTGCGCTACGACTACTACCAACAGATGACCTACACCGGCAAGCGCTCGCCCTTCTTCATGAACCTGCGCCTGGCCGCCGACAACGACGGCAAGCTTTTGGGCCTGGAGACCGACTGGTCCGTGGACCACGGCCCCTACTCCGAGTTCGGTGACCTCCTCACCCTGCGCGGGGCCCAGTTCATGGGAGCGGGCTACGACATCCCGGCCATCCGGGGCGAGGGCCGCACCGTGTGCACCAACCACGCCTGGGGCTCGGCCTTCCGGGGCTACGGCTCGCCCCAGAGCGAGTTCGCCTCCGAGGTGCTCATGGACGAGCTGGCCGAGAAGCTGGGCATGGACCCCCTGGAACTGCGCTACAAGAACGTCTACCGCCCCGGCTCCACCACCCCCACCGGCCAGGACCCCGAGGTCTACTCCCTGCCCGAGATGATCGACCTCATCCGGCCCAAGTACGAGGCGGCCAAGGCCAAGGCCGAGGCGGAATCCACCCCCGAGGTAAAGCGCGGGGTGGGCGTGTCCGTGGGGGTCTACGGCTGCGGCCTGGACGGCCCCGACGCCTCGGAGGTGCAGGTGGAGCTGAACCAGGACGGCAGCGTTACGGTGTACTCCTGCTGGCAGGACCACGGCCAGGGCGCGGACATGGGCGCCCTGGGCACCGCCCACGAGGCCCTGCGGCCCCTGGGCCTGTCCCCGGAACAGATTCACCTGGTGATGAACGACACCGCCCTGGCCCCCAACAGCGGGCCTTCCGGCGGCAGCCGCTCCCAGGTGATGACCGGCATGGCCATCAAGGTGGGCTGTGAGCTTCTGTTGGAGGCCATGAAGAAGGAAGACGGCACCTACCGCAGCTTCGACGAGATGATGGGCGACGGCATCCCGGTGAAGTACGACGGCAAGTGGACCGCCCCGGCCTCCAACTGCGATGAGAACGGCCAGGGCGATCCCTTCTCGGTGTACATGTACGGCGTGTTCCTGGCCGAGGTGGCGGTGGAAGTGGCCACCGGCAAGACCACGGTGGAGAAGATGACCCTGGTGGCCGACATCGGCAAGGTGAACAACCGCCTGGTCACCGACGGCCAGATCTACGGCGGCTTGGCCCAGGGCGTGGGCCTGGCCCTCACCGAGGACTTCGAGGACATTCAGAAGCACTCCACCATGGTGGGCGCGGGCTTCCCCTACGCCAAGATGATCCCGGACGATATGGAGATCATCTACGTGGAGACCCCGCGTCCCGCCGGTCCCTTCGGCGCGGCCGGGGTGGGCGAGCTGCCCCTGACCTGCCCCCACGCGGCGATCATCAACGCCATCTACAACGCCTGCGGAGCACGGGTGACCAAGCTGCCCGCGCGGCCCGAAAAGGTGCTGGCCGCCATGCCGGCCTAG
- a CDS encoding 4Fe-4S dicluster domain-containing protein, producing the protein MEQLDLRQWEARCIEEKQPWCIAACPLHVDGRALCAKAAAQDWAGAWQVLLRTMPLTAVLGRICDAPCRDQCKRGEVGDPIAIHLLERACVSHPRPRRKPAPVPNKPKSLAVVGSGLAGLTAAGDLLRKGYQVTLYEPGAALAQGLREHYAGQVPDQAWDEELELLNKLGLKVKAEAPVDDPGILDDLLDNHDGVFLSVDVLDPEAWPLERGEDGRPVTARPVQATAREGVFAGGLAWPEGFSPVWAAAQGRWGAASLDRLMQGVAPGMSRENDGPQETRLFTSLEGVESLPMVPAGPEGYGDEAAATEAARCLQCHCLECVKVCPYLENFGAYPKKYAREIYNNQSIVMGARQANKLINSCSLCGLCEAVCPEDFAMQDLCLATRQGMVAKGKMPPSAHEFALLDMRFSLGQEFRLAKHQPGHAASAYLFYPGCQLPASAPGQVRAVYEHLCASLPGGVGLMLACCGAPAYWGGQEAMLAEALAAWKEDWQALGSPPLIMACPSCVDVFRRHLPEVEQRFLWEVLAETGAPMQAPPAGALAMHDPCTTRHDKAAQQAVRGVVGKAGVELEELKLGRELTECCGYGGLMSTANPPLAREVITRRAGQSERDYLAYCAVCRDRLASVGKRALHALDLFFPPQGEDDPAARPNPGWSQRRENRARLKAGLLRDLWGEEAPAMEAHRQVKLIIPPEVAPLLEERRILIEDIQKVIFEAEAQGDKLCHPESGHFLASYQPYKAVFWVEYTPEGEGYRVHNAYAHRMQVKGRARP; encoded by the coding sequence ATGGAGCAATTGGATCTGCGCCAATGGGAGGCGCGCTGCATCGAGGAAAAACAGCCCTGGTGCATTGCCGCCTGCCCCCTGCACGTGGACGGCCGCGCCCTCTGCGCCAAGGCGGCGGCCCAGGACTGGGCCGGGGCCTGGCAGGTGCTGCTGCGCACCATGCCGCTGACCGCCGTGCTGGGCCGCATCTGCGACGCCCCCTGCCGCGACCAGTGCAAGCGCGGCGAGGTTGGCGACCCCATTGCCATTCATCTATTGGAGCGGGCCTGCGTCTCCCACCCCCGCCCCCGCCGCAAGCCCGCCCCGGTGCCCAATAAGCCCAAGAGCCTGGCCGTGGTGGGCAGCGGCCTGGCGGGCCTCACCGCCGCCGGCGATCTGCTCCGCAAGGGCTACCAGGTCACGCTGTACGAACCCGGGGCCGCCCTGGCCCAGGGCCTCAGGGAGCACTACGCCGGACAAGTGCCGGACCAGGCCTGGGACGAGGAACTGGAGCTGCTGAACAAGCTGGGCCTCAAGGTGAAGGCCGAGGCTCCAGTGGACGACCCCGGCATCCTGGATGATTTACTGGATAACCACGACGGGGTGTTCCTCTCCGTGGATGTCCTGGACCCCGAGGCCTGGCCCCTGGAGCGCGGCGAGGACGGCCGGCCCGTGACCGCCCGGCCAGTGCAGGCCACCGCGCGCGAGGGCGTGTTCGCGGGCGGCCTGGCCTGGCCCGAGGGTTTCTCGCCGGTGTGGGCCGCGGCCCAGGGCCGCTGGGGGGCTGCCTCCCTGGACCGCCTGATGCAGGGAGTTGCTCCGGGCATGAGTCGCGAGAACGACGGCCCCCAGGAAACCCGCCTGTTCACCAGCCTGGAGGGGGTGGAGTCCCTGCCCATGGTGCCCGCCGGGCCGGAGGGCTACGGCGACGAGGCGGCGGCCACCGAGGCGGCGCGCTGCCTGCAATGCCACTGCCTGGAATGCGTCAAGGTCTGCCCTTATCTGGAAAATTTCGGGGCCTACCCCAAGAAGTACGCCCGCGAAATATACAACAACCAGTCCATTGTCATGGGCGCGCGCCAGGCCAACAAGCTGATCAACTCATGCTCCCTGTGCGGCCTGTGCGAGGCGGTGTGCCCCGAGGACTTCGCCATGCAGGATCTCTGCCTGGCCACCCGCCAGGGCATGGTGGCCAAGGGCAAGATGCCGCCTTCGGCCCACGAGTTCGCCCTCTTGGACATGCGCTTCAGCTTGGGCCAAGAGTTCCGCCTGGCCAAGCACCAGCCCGGCCACGCGGCCAGCGCCTATCTGTTCTACCCCGGCTGCCAGCTACCGGCCTCGGCCCCGGGCCAGGTGCGCGCGGTGTACGAACACCTCTGCGCCTCGCTGCCGGGCGGGGTGGGGCTCATGTTGGCCTGCTGCGGGGCCCCGGCCTATTGGGGCGGGCAGGAAGCCATGCTGGCCGAGGCTCTGGCCGCCTGGAAAGAGGATTGGCAGGCCCTGGGCTCGCCGCCGCTGATCATGGCCTGCCCCTCCTGCGTGGATGTGTTTCGCCGCCATCTGCCCGAAGTGGAGCAGCGCTTTTTGTGGGAGGTGCTGGCCGAGACCGGGGCCCCAATGCAAGCCCCGCCCGCCGGGGCCTTGGCCATGCACGACCCCTGCACCACCCGCCACGACAAGGCCGCCCAGCAGGCGGTGCGGGGGGTGGTGGGCAAAGCCGGGGTGGAGCTGGAGGAGCTGAAGCTGGGCCGCGAGCTCACCGAATGTTGCGGCTACGGCGGGCTGATGAGCACCGCCAACCCGCCCCTGGCCCGCGAGGTGATCACCCGGCGCGCCGGCCAGAGCGAGCGCGACTACCTGGCCTATTGCGCGGTGTGCCGCGACCGCCTGGCCTCGGTGGGCAAGCGGGCTCTGCATGCCTTGGATTTGTTCTTCCCGCCCCAGGGCGAGGACGACCCGGCCGCCCGCCCCAATCCGGGCTGGTCCCAGCGGCGGGAGAACCGGGCCCGGCTAAAGGCCGGGTTGTTGCGAGATTTGTGGGGAGAGGAAGCGCCCGCCATGGAGGCTCATCGCCAAGTGAAGCTGATCATTCCGCCCGAGGTGGCCCCTCTTTTGGAAGAGCGGCGCATCCTCATTGAAGATATTCAGAAAGTCATTTTCGAGGCCGAGGCCCAGGGCGACAAGCTTTGCCATCCCGAGAGCGGTCATTTCCTCGCCTCCTATCAGCCCTACAAGGCGGTCTTCTGGGTGGAGTACACCCCAGAAGGCGAGGGCTATAGGGTGCACAACGCCTATGCCCACCGCATGCAGGTGAAGGGGAGGGCAAGGCCGTGA
- a CDS encoding radical SAM protein codes for MNTDPAEGQSLCPECLARIPARREFAGQDVYQVKQCPEHGEFRTLIWRGPPEFATWQRPKTPAPLAYSETRVDAGCPFDCGLCPEHRQRTCTAVMDVATGCDLGCPVCYADAPAKGPEPSLELIESWYRALLKSGGGCNIQLSGGEPTTRDDLPAIVALGRELGFGFIQLNTHGLRLARDRAYGQALADAGLASVFLQFDAVDDAAYQKLRGRPLLAEKLAALDACAQLGLGVVLVPTIVPGINLDQVGPILTLAQERTPVVRAVHFQPMSRFGRYPGGLQGGERLTLPELMRAIDQQSEGCFPVESFRPPGCENSLCSFQGNFLLHPDGRVQALSQGHDPACCPRPEPAEQGALRTIARVSRNWAAPAGPLSPQAASEPAACDGPIALDDFISLARQRTLSVSAMAFQDVWNLDLERVRDCCIHQIAPDGRRVPFCLYNLTSARGQRLYRP; via the coding sequence ATGAATACTGACCCCGCCGAGGGCCAAAGCCTGTGCCCGGAGTGCCTGGCCCGCATCCCGGCCCGCCGCGAGTTCGCGGGGCAGGATGTCTACCAGGTCAAGCAATGCCCCGAGCACGGCGAGTTTCGCACCCTGATCTGGCGCGGCCCGCCGGAGTTCGCCACCTGGCAACGCCCCAAGACCCCGGCCCCTCTGGCCTACAGCGAGACCCGAGTGGACGCGGGCTGCCCCTTTGACTGCGGCCTGTGCCCCGAGCATCGCCAGCGAACCTGCACCGCGGTCATGGACGTGGCCACGGGCTGCGACCTGGGCTGCCCGGTGTGCTACGCCGACGCCCCGGCCAAGGGCCCCGAGCCCAGCCTGGAGCTGATCGAGAGTTGGTACCGGGCCTTGCTGAAGAGCGGCGGCGGTTGCAACATCCAGCTTTCGGGCGGCGAGCCCACCACCCGCGACGACCTGCCCGCCATCGTGGCCCTGGGCCGTGAGCTGGGCTTCGGCTTCATCCAATTGAACACCCACGGCCTGCGCCTGGCCCGGGACCGCGCCTATGGCCAGGCCTTGGCCGACGCCGGGCTGGCCTCGGTGTTTTTGCAGTTCGACGCCGTGGACGACGCGGCCTACCAGAAGCTGCGCGGGCGGCCCTTGCTAGCTGAAAAGCTGGCCGCCCTGGATGCCTGCGCTCAGCTGGGTCTGGGCGTGGTCTTGGTGCCCACCATCGTGCCGGGCATCAACTTGGACCAGGTGGGGCCCATCCTGACCCTGGCCCAGGAGCGCACGCCAGTGGTGCGGGCGGTGCACTTCCAGCCTATGAGCCGCTTCGGGCGCTACCCCGGCGGCCTGCAGGGCGGCGAGCGCCTCACCCTGCCCGAGCTGATGCGGGCCATTGACCAGCAGAGCGAAGGATGCTTTCCGGTGGAGAGCTTCCGGCCGCCGGGCTGCGAAAACTCTCTGTGCTCTTTTCAGGGCAACTTCCTGTTGCACCCCGACGGCCGGGTGCAGGCGCTCAGCCAAGGGCATGACCCGGCCTGTTGCCCCCGCCCCGAGCCGGCGGAGCAGGGGGCGCTGCGCACCATCGCCCGGGTCTCGCGCAACTGGGCCGCGCCCGCCGGCCCTCTGTCGCCCCAGGCCGCGTCGGAGCCCGCAGCTTGCGACGGCCCCATTGCCCTGGACGATTTCATCTCCCTGGCCCGGCAGCGCACCTTGTCCGTATCGGCCATGGCCTTTCAGGACGTCTGGAACCTGGACCTGGAGCGGGTGCGTGATTGCTGCATTCACCAGATTGCCCCGGACGGACGCCGGGTGCCCTTTTGCCTGTACAACCTGACCAGCGCCCGCGGGCAACGGCTCTACCGGCCATGA
- a CDS encoding methyltransferase domain-containing protein → MSQALAPFESPDLRAVTGPCLRPGGLELTERALELAAWPPGSRVLDLGCGLGASAAFLASRGLRVLGVDLSGSLLGEAREVHAGLTLLRGHAQALPVAPASLDGLLCECVLSLCPDPGAALAECRRVLRPNGRLALSDLYLRGEPQDATAAPLPGCLGGAMTPGHLESLLQEAGLEPVIWEDHSPLLTRLAAQLAWAHGSAAALWGECEAGCDLAARARALRPGYFLLIARRKD, encoded by the coding sequence GTGAGCCAGGCGCTCGCTCCTTTTGAATCCCCTGATTTGCGCGCGGTCACCGGGCCGTGCCTGCGCCCCGGCGGCTTGGAACTGACCGAGCGGGCCCTGGAGTTGGCCGCTTGGCCACCCGGCAGCCGGGTGTTGGACCTGGGCTGCGGCCTGGGCGCCAGCGCGGCTTTCCTGGCCTCGCGCGGGCTGCGCGTTTTGGGCGTGGATTTGTCGGGCTCTCTGCTGGGCGAGGCGCGCGAGGTCCACGCCGGGCTGACCCTGCTGCGGGGCCATGCCCAGGCCCTGCCCGTCGCGCCGGCCAGCCTGGACGGCCTGCTCTGCGAATGCGTGCTCTCCCTGTGCCCCGATCCCGGCGCGGCGCTGGCCGAGTGCCGCCGCGTGTTGCGCCCCAACGGCCGCCTGGCCCTGAGCGACCTCTATTTGCGCGGGGAGCCCCAAGACGCCACCGCCGCGCCCCTGCCCGGCTGCCTGGGAGGGGCCATGACACCAGGGCATCTGGAGAGTCTGCTCCAGGAGGCAGGCCTGGAGCCGGTCATCTGGGAGGACCATTCCCCCTTGCTGACCCGCCTGGCCGCCCAGCTGGCCTGGGCCCACGGCTCGGCCGCCGCCCTTTGGGGCGAATGCGAGGCGGGCTGCGACTTGGCCGCCCGCGCCAGAGCCCTACGGCCCGGCTACTTCCTGCTCATTGCCCGGCGAAAGGATTAG
- a CDS encoding C-GCAxxG-C-C family protein has protein sequence MDDTMLRVMRLAAQGLYCSQIMMALALETQGRENPDMIRALAGLAFGCGMGAGTCGVLSGGACVLALYAGKGGQGEEESPAFMPMLQELGEWFAARAQGENGGTTCEAILGADAPRQPQQKCGEMVAEAFAKVMELLVAHGFDPADPGHVDEY, from the coding sequence ATGGACGACACCATGCTCAGGGTGATGCGCCTGGCCGCGCAAGGCCTCTATTGCAGCCAGATCATGATGGCTCTGGCCCTGGAGACCCAGGGGCGCGAGAACCCGGATATGATTCGCGCCCTGGCCGGGCTGGCCTTTGGCTGCGGCATGGGCGCGGGCACCTGCGGGGTGCTCAGCGGCGGGGCCTGCGTGCTGGCCTTGTATGCGGGCAAGGGGGGCCAAGGCGAGGAGGAGTCGCCCGCCTTCATGCCCATGCTGCAAGAGCTGGGCGAGTGGTTCGCCGCGCGTGCCCAAGGCGAAAACGGCGGCACCACCTGCGAGGCCATCCTGGGGGCTGACGCCCCTCGCCAGCCCCAGCAGAAATGCGGCGAAATGGTGGCCGAGGCCTTTGCCAAGGTGATGGAGCTGCTCGTGGCCCATGGCTTCGACCCAGCCGACCCGGGGCATGTGGATGAATACTGA